The following are encoded in a window of Labrus bergylta chromosome 16, fLabBer1.1, whole genome shotgun sequence genomic DNA:
- the syt3 gene encoding synaptotagmin-C, translating to MSGDWDEDLCKKALVLVEELCFHSSRGYSQSERCQEFSYLLRGRNRQLDTEISVSLLSVIVTFCGIVLLSVSLFVSWKLCWLPWRDKEGGGLSLTSGLLPGSAGVGGLGGAGGGSLLPPLLQRKDGHSSSSLYPSLGQQGQHHPHFSDLVGLERGEVGGVVGGPQETQEHSYLDMDSYPNNAGTLKLSTTSPDVPNTEGGAHPHKDLPNAHSQQQVTPRPKPMTHQLSSPDFHEEKEQVTSIGQIKPELYRPKGDQGEGKQGDNCGKISFLLRYAFNTEQLVVKILKALDLPAKDANGFSDPYVKIYLLPDRKKKFQTKVHRKTLNPVFNETFQFGVPLNELHSRKLHFSVYDFDRFSRHDLIGQVVVDNLLDFSEGSGDKPVWRDIVEGTAEKADLGELNFSLCYLPTAGRLTATVIKATNLKAMDLTGFSDPYVKASLICDGRRLKKRKTSIKKNTLNPTYNEALVFDIPNENIESVSIIIAVMDYDCIGHNEVIGMCRVGSEAEGPGREHWAAMLANPRKPIEHWHQLVEEKAIGTFVSKTATASSPKPHIVVDSPHSD from the exons AGATCTCTGTTAGTCTGCTGTCGGTCATCGTGACATTCTGTGGCatcgtcctcctctctgtctccctcttcgTCTCCTGGAAGCTCTGCTGGCTGCCATGGCGGGATAAGGAGGGCGGAGGCCTGAGCCTGACGTCAGGGCTGCTGCCCGGAAGCGCTGGAGTCGGAGGCCTCGGCGGCGCCGGCGGTGGGTCGCTCCTGCCCCCGCTGCTGCAGAGGAAGGATGGCCACTCGTCATCCTCGCTCTACCCTTCGCTGGGCCAGCAGGGCCAGCACCACCCACATTTCTCTGACCTGGTGGGGCTCGAGAGAGGGGAGGTGGGAGGTGTGGTTGGGGGGCCACAAGAGACCCAGGAGCACTCGTACCTGGACATGGACTCGTACCCCAACAATGCAG GAACTCTGAAGCTGAGTACGACGTCGCCAGATGTTCCAAACACAGAGGGGGGAGCCCATCCTCATAAAGACCTGCCCAACGCTCATTCTCAGCAGCAGGTCACCCCACG gCCCAAGCCCATGACTCACCAGCTCTCCAGCCCTGACTTCCACGAGGAGAAGGAGCAGGTTACCAGCATTGGGCAGATCAAACCGGAGCTCTACAGGCCAAAGGGCGACCAGGGTGAAGGCAAACAGGGCGACAACTGCGGCAAGATCAGCTTCCTCCTGCGCTACGCCTTCAA taCGGAGCAGCTGGTGGTGAAGATCTTAAAAGCTCTGGACCTGCCAGCGAAGGATGCCAACGGCTTCTCCGACCCGTATGTGAAGATCTACCTACTGccagacaggaagaagaaattCCAGACCAAG gttcaCAGAAAGACCTTAAATCCTGTGTTCAACGAGACGTTTCAGTTCGGCGTGCCGCTGAATGAGCTACATTCCAGGAAGCTGCATTTCTCTGTGTACGACTTCGACCGCTTCTCCAGACACGACCTGATCGGCCAGGTCGTGGTGGACAACCTGCTGGACTTCAGCGAGGGCAGCGGGGACAAACCCGTGTGGAGGGATATCGTGGAGGGCACAGCG GAGAAGGCTGATTTGGGGGAGCTTAATTTCTCGCTGTGTTACCTGCCCACTGCTGGCAGGCTCACTGCGACAGTCATCAAGGCCACCAACCTCAAAGCCATGGACCTCACCGGCTTCTCAG aCCCGTACGTGAAGGCGTCTCTGATCTGTGACGGGCGGAGGCtaaaaaagaggaagacatCCATTAAGAAGAATACGCTGAACCCCACATACAACGAGGCGCTGGTGTTTGACATTCCAAATGAAAACATAGAAAGTGTCTCCATTATCATCGCAGTGATGGACTATGACTG TATCGGTCATAATGAGGTCATAGGGATGTGTCGTGTGGGCAGCGAGGCTGAAGGTCCAGGGAGGGAGCACTGGGCAGCAATGCTGGCCAATCCACGCAAACCAATAGAGCACTGGCATCAGCTCGTGGAG GAGAAAGCAATTGGTACATTCGTGTCAAAGACTGCCACAGCATCCTCCCCTAAGCCTCATATCGTCGTGGACAGTCCTCACTCTGATTAA